Part of the Cyanobacteriota bacterium genome, ATTATCCTGATGTCCCCAGAGCAGCGGATTCCCATCGAACTAGAGAAAGAGGTTGTTGTTCTGGATTTTCCCTTGCCAGACATTGGTGAGCTAAATCAGGTGCTTTCTCAGCAGCTAGACCAGTCACGGGGGCGGCGATTGACCACCGAAGCGCGGGAAAAACTGCTCAAGGCAGCGCTAGGCTTAACTAGAGACGAAGCTGAGAAAGTTTACCGTAAGGCAATGGTGACAGCCGGACGGCTTACGGAAGAAGAAGTCGGCATTGTCCTCTCTGAAAAGAAGCAGCTTATCCGTCGCAATGGCATTCTTGAGTTTATCGAAGAGGACGAGACCATTGACTCGGTGGGTGGTTTAGAGGAGCTGAAGCGCTGGTTGCGGCAACGCTCAGGTGCATTTACCGAACGTGCACGAGAATATGGGCTTCCTCAACCCAAAGGTATGCTGATCCTAGGTGTGCCCGGCTGTGGCAAGTCACTTATTGCTAAGACCACATCACGTCTCTGGGGTCTGCCCTTGCTAAGGCTAGATATCGGTCGCGTCTATGATGGCTCTATGGTAGGGCGGTCAGAGGCTAACTTGCGTAACGCCCTCCGCACGGCTGAATCCATCTCTCCAGCCATCCTATTTATTGATGAAATTGACAAGGCCTTCGCAGGCAGTACTGGCTCTGCTGACTCTGATGGTGGCACCTCTAGCCGCATCTTTGGTTCTTTCCTGACATGGATGCAGGAGAAAACTTCCCCTGTATTTGTCATGGCCACAGCTAACCGCGTGGAGCGGTTACCGGGCGAATTTCTGCGCAAGGGGCGCTTTGATGAAATTTTCTTTGTGGACTTGCCCAACGCTGAAGAGCGGCAAGATATTTTCCGGATTCATCTCTCTAAGCGGCGATCGGACATCAGTCGTTTCGACCTCAAGCAGCTAGCCAACGTGTGTGAAGGGTTCTCTGGGGCAGAAATTGAACAAGCTCTCATTGCTGCTATGTACGAGGCATTTGCTCAAGATCGAGAGTTCACCCAGCTAGACATCATTGCTGCAATGAAAGCAACATTGCCTTTGTCCAAGACTATGAATGAGCAGGTCACTGCCCTCCGAGATTGGGCAAGACAGCGAGCACGACCTGCTGCCGCCTCCGTCGCAGAATATCTGCGTCTGGAGAATTAAAAGCTTTCACTCCTGCTCCCAACAGGAGGAAAGGCTAGCACCCAGCTAGCAGTTAACCACGTAGCTAACAGCCTCCAGGCTGAGCGCTAACCAACGTTGTATCTCTCAATATCCTTTCGGAGGAAAATACTATGTCTCACTTTAGCACTCTGCGTACCAAAATCACTGATGCTGAAATCCTGCGCGCTTCTTTGCGTGACCTGGGTATCACCGTCAAGACCGATGCTGATGTTCGTGGCTACAATGGTCAGCGTGTTCGCTCCGACATCGTTGCTGTTCTCGATGGCGAGTATGATCTCGGCTGGTCTCGTAATAGTGACGGCTCCTTCGACCTAATTGCTGATCTGTGGGGCGTTGCTAAGAAGCACAACCAAACCGAGTTGATCAACTCCATTAACCAGAAGTACGCTGTGAACAAGGCTCTGGCTGAAGTCAAGCGCCCTGGCTTGCAGAACGCTAACGTTAAACTGGTTGTACAAAAGTAGTTTCTCTGCGCGTTCCCAAACTGGCGGGTTAACCAAGCATCGGTTAGCCCGTTTTTTATGGGGATTCGAGCACCTTTACTAGCGGGTTAACCAAGCATTGGTTAGCCCGTTTTTTATGGGGATTCGAGCAGTGTAATTGTGGTCGAGGGTTATACGTCAAAAAATCTATAGAAATATGTAGAAAACATATAGAAAAGCACGGACAGATTTGGTACCTAAGCTGAAAGCAGACAGAAACCCCTGTCATTTCATGGTTTCAGCTTCTAACTCACTATTTAAACAACGATACTATTTGCAATGTAGCTTATATAACCTCCACGAAAATCAGTAGTATCACAGGCAACAAACCTGATGATGTATGGTACTTAAATAATATATGATACTTGACTATCACAAGAGTCCTTTTTAACTGAGGTACTCAACGATCAACAGTGTGGACTTGAAGGAGTCTAGACTCTATATAGCTTCCACACGGTTGCATATAGAGGGTTCA contains:
- a CDS encoding AAA family ATPase, with protein sequence MKEELSILIQAQYPLIYLVTFEEERAEQAIATIAQNKPQRRVFVWTLTHGLVEYGQPRNIAQHNTIAPQQAIDAAIRQREPSIFIFKDLHPFLDGLGNAEVIRCLRDAIASFKGTQKTIILMSPEQRIPIELEKEVVVLDFPLPDIGELNQVLSQQLDQSRGRRLTTEAREKLLKAALGLTRDEAEKVYRKAMVTAGRLTEEEVGIVLSEKKQLIRRNGILEFIEEDETIDSVGGLEELKRWLRQRSGAFTERAREYGLPQPKGMLILGVPGCGKSLIAKTTSRLWGLPLLRLDIGRVYDGSMVGRSEANLRNALRTAESISPAILFIDEIDKAFAGSTGSADSDGGTSSRIFGSFLTWMQEKTSPVFVMATANRVERLPGEFLRKGRFDEIFFVDLPNAEERQDIFRIHLSKRRSDISRFDLKQLANVCEGFSGAEIEQALIAAMYEAFAQDREFTQLDIIAAMKATLPLSKTMNEQVTALRDWARQRARPAAASVAEYLRLEN
- a CDS encoding DUF1257 domain-containing protein, with the translated sequence MSHFSTLRTKITDAEILRASLRDLGITVKTDADVRGYNGQRVRSDIVAVLDGEYDLGWSRNSDGSFDLIADLWGVAKKHNQTELINSINQKYAVNKALAEVKRPGLQNANVKLVVQK